Below is a window of Acidobacteriota bacterium DNA.
CAAGCGGCGCGTCAAGCACGGCGGACTGACGCAACACCGAAGCGCCGCTTGCTCACGCGCGCGGTACTGTCCCGGCGCGCGGCTTTTTGCCATACACCGAAGTGAAAACCGATCTAGTTTCCGGGCAGTTACAGCCTCACCTTGTAGTAACGAATTTATTCGTTACGCGCTGGGATGTAACGAATAAATTCGTTACTACAAGGTGAGGCCCGAAATGCCCAAGAACTTAGCGCGCGAAACCGTGCGCGCGCGACCCGGCGCGGCTGGCGGTCTCAGCCGCTTTGGCCGCCACCAGATGGTTAAGTTGCCGGCGTTCCTTGCTGGTCAGGGGGCGTTCCGGCGGCGGTTGGAAATCAACGCCCGGTTGCCTGCCCGGTTGCCTGCCCGGTTGCCCTGATGCCGGTTCGTCCACCTGTTGATCGAAGTCCTCGTCGAAATGGAACTGCCCGACCACCTCCTTGAGCACATCCGATTGCTGGAAGAGGCTCTCCGCCGCCTTTTGCAAGTCGTTGGTCATCTCGACGGATTGCTGCACCATCTCGCGCAACTGTTCAATCGCGCGGACGACTTCGGCGGTGCCCGTGGATTGTTCCTCGGTGGCGGCAGAGATTTCTTGCGTGAGTTGGCTGAGACCGTGGGTGGCCCGGGCTATCTCTTCGGCGCCAGCCGACTGTTCGCTGGTGGCCGCTTCGATCTCCTGCGTGCGTCCGACGATCTTTTCAACGGCAGCGAGAATCGTGCGGAAGGCCTCGCCCACCGAGGTGTCGGCGATGTAATCCCGCACGTGTTTATTCGATTCATCCATTTGCCGGACGGCGGCGCGTGAATCGCATTGGATGGCCGCGACCAGGTCGCCGATTTCTTTGGTTGAGCGGGCGCTGCGCTCGGCCAGTTTGCGCACTTCATCCGCCACGACGGCGAACCCCAGGCCATGCTCGCCGGCGCGGGCGGCTTCAATCGCCGCATTCAAGGCCAGCAGATTGGTTTGATCGGCGATGTCGTCAATCGTCTCGACGATTTTGCCGATGTTTTCGGCGCGTGAGCCGAGGGAGTCAACCGTTTGGCCGACGGTTTCGACCGAAGCTGAGAGCCGTTGCATGTTTTGCGCGGCGAGGTTGAGCGTTTGCTGGCCGGTTTGGGCCGCCTGGCCGGTGCTGGCCGAAAGCGCGGACAATTCCCGCACATGCTCGGCAATGCCGTGCAACGAAGCCACCATCTCAGTGATGGCTGCCGAGGTTTCGGTGGTCGCCGCCGCTTGCGTTTGCGCGTTGGTAGACACCTGGCGAATCGAAGCGGCCATTTCATGAATGGTCGCCATGACTTCTTCGGTCGAGGAAGAAAGGGCCGTGGACGATTGACGCGATTGGGCGCTGGCGGTCTTGATCTCCGAGGAAGTCGCGCCGACCTGGCTCGAACCCTGACTGATGCGCATCACCGCCTCGCGCAGGTTCCCGTTCATCTGTTCGAAGCTGCTGCCGATTTCATTCAGCCGGGCAATCATCTGATTGAAAGATTCCGCCATCTGGCCGACTTCATCGTTGGCGGAAAC
It encodes the following:
- a CDS encoding methyl-accepting chemotaxis protein, which codes for MNMKISSQTWFTNWTIHKKILAGFVIGLLFTICLGLFSMVGMHKLNRETEALAFVWLPVTQTLGNAQNSFFNSRIRQFNYFVETDEQARGQLEQELNQALQDFATHMKKAEALLTKPEDRKLCAEIIGNMRDYNEQSAQLVTLLKAGQVGEASQMLLTKTAETRRKISQASDQLVTNIVTAGRQSAESSGALYRSQRNLQILALLVVIVLSLGAGRWLARRISEPVIAIAQATNFLAEEQLPKLVDSARAIAAGDLTKQMAVHFEAIEVSANDEVGQMAESFNQMIARLNEIGSSFEQMNGNLREAVMRISQGSSQVGATSSEIKTASAQSRQSSTALSSSTEEVMATIHEMAASIRQVSTNAQTQAAATTETSAAITEMVASLHGIAEHVRELSALSASTGQAAQTGQQTLNLAAQNMQRLSASVETVGQTVDSLGSRAENIGKIVETIDDIADQTNLLALNAAIEAARAGEHGLGFAVVADEVRKLAERSARSTKEIGDLVAAIQCDSRAAVRQMDESNKHVRDYIADTSVGEAFRTILAAVEKIVGRTQEIEAATSEQSAGAEEIARATHGLSQLTQEISAATEEQSTGTAEVVRAIEQLREMVQQSVEMTNDLQKAAESLFQQSDVLKEVVGQFHFDEDFDQQVDEPASGQPGRQPGRQPGVDFQPPPERPLTSKERRQLNHLVAAKAAETASRAGSRAHGFAR